In Cucurbita pepo subsp. pepo cultivar mu-cu-16 chromosome LG04, ASM280686v2, whole genome shotgun sequence, the following are encoded in one genomic region:
- the LOC111793041 gene encoding probable WRKY transcription factor 71, which yields MANDEGENKVYQQYDPFVYNQLDMNRTILQQQPSLDPAFMSFTNFIDTSLEYNSVWRPLDVSCSSSELISPVDDMSKKKASNASVSSSSDEAAPAAEDDSVKSKKEEKRKKQNAAQKKEKREREPRFAFLTKSEIDQLEDGYRWRKYGQKAVKNSPYPRSYYRCTSQKCVVKKRVERSYQDPSLVITTYEGQHIHHCPATLRGHSSPFYASASTSTLATAPSSGPALPQELFSHLLSKNCQTDPTSMVYQNPNLQQHLQMSDHHSLLQDLFTQK from the exons ATATGAACCGTACCATCCTCCAGCAACAGCCGTCGTTGGATCCTGCTTTCATGAGCTTCACCAACTTCATCGACACGTCGTTGGAGTACAACAGCGTGTGGAGGCCGTTGGACGTGTCCTGCTCTTCATCGGAACTCATTTCTCCGGTGGACGACATGTCCAAAAAGAAGGCTTCAAATGCTTCAGTGTCGTCTTCATCTGATGAGGCTGCACCTGCAGCCGAAGACGATTCCGTGAAGAgcaagaaagaagagaagcgTAAGAAACA GAACGCAGcccaaaagaaagagaagcgaGAGAGGGAGCCCCGGTTTGCTTTCTTGACTAAGAGTGAGATTGATCAGCTTGAAGATGGATATAGGTGGAGAAAATATGGACAGAAGGCAGTCAAAAACAGTCCTTACCCCAG AAGTTACTACAGATGCACCAGTCAAAAATGCGTAGTGAAGAAACGAGTAGAAAGATCATACCAAGATCCATCCCTGGTCATAACTACGTATGAAGGCCAACACATCCACCATTGCCCGGCTACACTCCGAGGCCATTCGTCTCCGTTTTACGCATCGGCATCGACATCGACATTGGCAACGGCACCCTCCTCGGGGCCTGCCCTTCCCCAAGAACTCTTCTCGCATTTGCTATCAAAGAACTGCCAGACCGATCCCACGTCAATGGTGTACCAAAATCCAAATCTCCAGCAACATCTTCAAATGTCGGATCATCATAGTCTGTTGCAGGATTTGTTCACTCAAAAATAG
- the LOC111793044 gene encoding probable receptor-like protein kinase At2g42960 has protein sequence MSSGSSLNTELSKKTSFLGLSLWVLICLCVGAFIVLILGILSVWVMFRRKTRRSPENFSVSQIPNVSKDIKVDRIATQSAHHNHLESLYLSINDKSSDKNSEKMIGHLGMSKSSDHDNISQCSSNYHNERVFSSHSGEEGSSGTVRKQGSMSYGAYGGLVTASPLVGLPEISHLGWGHWFTLRDLEYATNRFSADNVLGEGGYGVVYKGRLINGTEVAVKKLLNNLGQAEKEFRVEVEAIGHVRHKNLVRLLGYCIEGVHRMLVYEYVNNGNLEQWLHGAMRQHGTLTWEARMKVLLGTAKALAYLHEAIEPKVVHRDIKSSNILIDDEFNAKVSDFGLAKLLDAGESHITTRVMGTFGYVAPEYANTGLLNEKSDIYSFGVLLLEAITGRDPVDYGRPANEVNLVEWLKVMVGTRRAEEVMDPSFETKPATRALKRALLIALRCVDPEADKRPKMSQVVRMLEADDYPSREDRRSQKSSTANSEIESTKEGSGEGEVGSNA, from the exons ATGTCATCTGGAAGTAGTCTGAATACAGAATTGTCAAAGAAAACATCCTTCCTTGGTTTGTCCTTATGGGTTTTGATCTGCTTATGTGTTGGTGcatttattgttttgattCTTGGTATTTTATCTGTATGGGTGATGTTTCGAAGAAAAACAAGGAGATCCCCTGAAAACTTCTCTGTTTCTCAAATACCAAATGTCTCAAAGGATATCAAGGTGGACAGAATAGCGACTCAATCTGCTCACCACAATCATCTTGAGAGTCTATATCTTTCCATTAATGATAAATCTAGTGACAAGAACTCGGAGAAGATGATTGGTCATTTGGGTATGAGCAAGTCAAGTGATCATGATAACATAAGCCAATGCAGCTCCAATTATCATAATGAAAGGGTTTTTAGCTCACATTCaggagaagaaggaagctCTGGGACTGTTAGAAAGCAGGGTTCCATGTCATATGGAGCGTATGGAGGACTTGTAACTGCCTCTCCTCTTGTTGGCTTGCCGGAAATTTCACATCTTGGTTGGGGTCATTGGTTTACACTCAGGGATCTTGAATATGCAACAAATCGTTTTTCTGCTGACAATGTGCTTGGTGAAGGGGGTTATGGGGTTGTCTATAAAGGCAGACTGATAAATGGAACTGAAGTTGCAGTGAAGAAACTTCTCAATAATCT GGGACAAGCAGAGAAAGAATTTAGAGTTGAAGTGGAGGCCATTGGCCATGTAAGGCACAAGAATCTTGTACGGCTTCTGGGCTACTGCATAGAAGGAGTTCATAg GATGCTGGTTTATGAATATGTGAACAATGGCAACTTAGAACAATGGTTACATGGGGCTATGCGCCAACATGGCACCCTTACTTGGGAGGCCCGAATGAAGGTGCTTCTTGGCACTGCCAAGGC GCTAGCTTATTTACATGAAGCAATTGAACCGAAGGTTGTCCATAGAGACATAAAATCAAGCAACATCTTAATCGATGATGAATTTAATGCAAAGGTTTCAGATTTTGGGTTGGCTAAACTGTTGGATGCAGGGGAGAGTCATATCACGACTAGAGTAATGGGAACATTTGG CTATGTGGCACCAGAGTATGCAAACACGGGCTTGTTAAACGAGAAGAGTGACATTTACAGCTTCGGCGTTCTCCTTCTAGAAGCAATTACAGGAAGAGACCCTGTGGACTATGGCCGTCCTGCCAATGAG GTTAATCTTGTTGAGTGGTTAAAAGTGATGGTAGGCACAAGGAGAGCTGAGGAAGTCATGGACCCAAGTTTTGAAACGAAACCCGCTACTCGGGCATTGAAACGTGCCCTTCTGATTGCACTTAGGTGTGTGGATCCTGAGGCAGATAAGAGACCAAAAATGAGTCAAGTTGTTAGGATGCTTGAAGCTGATGACTACCCGTCACGTGAG GATCGGAGGAGCCAAAAGAGCAGCACAGCTAATTCGGAGATTGAATCCACAAAAGAGGGCTCCGGTGAAGGCGAGGTGGGAAGTAATGCATGA
- the LOC111792233 gene encoding uncharacterized protein LOC111792233, with protein sequence MSKLNGTPQSLQPGNINAQIRRPLNVQSTNWVQGPTSLDEFKYGFPSGGLPSISNKWWGSSCPDETNNEVDDKHHFKVVNDGSASIIDQEKSGSIEEDLQADLQGTHLLTALRKRSLERGRKVLKHGNSFHGHGLNKLSKKERSLLLNIFRSSVPDEWINNS encoded by the coding sequence ATGTCCAAATTAAATGGCACTCCTCAAAGCTTGCAGCCCGGAAACATTAATGCGCAGATCAGGCGTCCTCTGAATGTTCAAAGCACAAATTGGGTGCAAGGACCAACAAGTTTAGATGAGTTCAAGTATGGATTCCCCTCTGGTGGATTGCCATCTATATCAAATAAGTGGTGGGGAAGTAGCTGTCCAGATGAAACAAATAATGAAGTAGATGACAAGCATCACTTCAAAGTAGTAAATGATGGTTCCGCTTCTATAATAGACCAAGAGAAATCTGGAAGTATAGAGGAGGATCTACAAGCTGATCTTCAGGGAACACACCTTCTGACGGCTttgagaaaaagaagtttggaGCGAGGACGAAAAGTACTAAAGCATGGTAATAGCTTTCATGGTCATGGTTTAAACAAGTtaagcaagaaagaaagatcatTGCTTCTAAACATATTCAGATCATCTGTGCCAGATGAATGGATAAATAACTCCTAA
- the LOC111792995 gene encoding callose synthase 7 has protein sequence MASSSGSKNEVGPPRSLSRRVTRTPTRMVELPEDNSGIDSELVPSSLASIAPILRVANEIEPENPRVAYLCRFHAFEKAHKMDPTSSGRGVRQFKTYLLHRLEREETETHPILERHDVQEIQAFYQRFYKHNIEGGEYTKRPEEMAKMYQIATVLYEVLQTVVPSSKIDVETEQYAKEVQRKKEQHKHYNILPLFAMAVKPAIMELPEIEAAIEALQKVNNLPMPQIHSTGNPDENPPAPTERVKPINDILDWLSSIFGFQKGNVANQREHLILLLANIDIRNKNPQVPKQLKSGTVQQLSEKIFKNYISWCNYLRWKPNLGFPHESDRQQLQLIYIGLHLLIWGEASNIRFMPECLCYIFHNMANVVYGILYSNVHPVSGESFQTEICDDESFLREVITPIYQVLLMEAKRNKGGKASHSTWRNYDDLNEYFWSEKCLNLGWPMNPKSDFFRHSDSVQPANANPNLVAAGKRKPKTNFVEVRTFLHLYRSFDRMWIFLILAYQAMVIIAWSPGGSLLAVFDADVFKSVLSIFITAAILNFVRATLDIILSWIAWRSLKFTQILRYLLKFIVAAAWVVVLPIAYFNTMQNPTGLVKFFSNWAADWQNQSFYNYAVAVYMIPNILSCLVFLLPPLRKKMERSNWRIITFLMWWAQPKLYVGRGMHEDMFSLLKYSLFWILLLISKLAFSYYVEIYPLVGPTKLIMGMHIGNYEWHEFFPHVSYNIGVIIAIWAPIVLVYFMDAQIWYAIFSTIFGGIHGAFSHLGEIRTLGMLRSRFEAIPSAFSERLVPSSDMDSKGKDLVESRVRKNITNFSHVWNKFILSMRQEDLISDRDRDLLLVPYSSNEVSVVQWPPFLLASKIPIALDMAKDFKGKEDVDLFRKIKSDDYMYSAVIECYETLRDIVTELLEDEGDKIIVRQICYEVEISIQQQKFLSNFKMSGLPSLSEKLEKFLKLLVRGDDNEVGGSQIINVLQDIFEIITQDVMVNGSEILGAEDGNSDGKKGQRFENINIQLTQNKSWIEKVVRLSLLLTVKESAINVPQNLEARRRITFFANSLFMTMPRAPKVRDMLSFSVLTPYYKEDVLYSDEELNKENEDGISILFYLQKIYPDEWTNFLERIRDPKLGYTEKERMESIRHWVSYRGQTLSRTVRGMMYYRDALQLQFFLEFAGENTGGYRNNLNEKERKAFLDRAQALVDLKFTYVVSCQIYGAQKKSDDARDRSCYNNILNLMLTYPSLRVAYIDERDETVNGKPQKVYFSVLVKGGDKLDEEIYRIKLPGPPTAIGEGKPENQNHAIIFTRGQALQTIDMNQDNYFEEAFKMRNVLEELQKNRHADRKPTILGLREHIFTGSVSSLAWFMSNQETSFVTIGQRILANPLRVRFHYGHPDIFDRIFHITRGGISKASRVVNLSEDIFAGYNSTLRGGFVTHHEYIQVGKGRDVGMNQISLFEAKVANGNGEQTLSRDVYRLGRRFDFFRMLSFYFTTVGFYFSSMVTVLTVYVFLYGRLYMVMSGVEREILGNPSIRQTKALEEALATQSVFQLGLLLVLPMVMEIGLEKGFRTALGDFIIMQLQLASVFFTFQLGTKAHFYGRTILHGGSKYRATGRGFVVFHAKFADNYRQYSRSHFVKGLELLILLLVYQIYGQSYRSSKLYLFITFSMWFLVASWLFAPFVFNPSGFDWQKTVDDWTDWKRWMGNRGGIGISHDKSWESWWDGEQEHLKSTTIRGRVLEIILALRFLIFQYGIVYHLDISHRIKSLLVYGLSWVVMVIALVVLKLVSMGRRKFGTDFQLMFRILKALLFLGFMSVMTVLFVVCGLTVSDLFAAIIAFLPTGWAIVLIGQACRPMMKGIGFWESIKELARAYEYIMGLIIFMPTAILSWFPFVSEFQTRLLFNQAFSRGLQISMILAGKKETPSMIITGKKETPSTSTVSLPS, from the exons atGGCCAGCTCCAGTGGGAGCAAGAACGAGGTGGGCCCGCCCCGTTCCTTGTCTCGCCGGGTTACCCGAACGCCCACTCGGATGGTTGAGCTGCCCGAGGATAATTCCGGCATTGACAGCGAGCTCGTCCCTTCGTCCCTTGCGTCCATTGCCCCCATTCTCCGTGTAGCCAACGAGATTGAGCCCGAAAATCCCAGAGTCGCCTATCTCT GCCGCTTCCATGCATTTGAGAAGGCTCATAAAATGGATCCAACATCAAGTGGACGTGGTGTCCGGCAATTCAAGACCTATTTGTTACACAGACTTGAAAGG GAAGAAACTGAAACACACCCAATCCTTGAAAGACATGATGTTCAAGAAATTCAGGCCTTTTACCAGAGATTCTATAAGCACAATATCGAAGGAGGAGAGTATACCAAACGACC GGAAGAGATGGCTAAGATGTATCAGATAGCGACTGTACTATATGAAGTGCTACAGACAGTGGTACCTTCTTCAAAAATTGACGTAGAG ACAGAGCAATATGCCAAGGAGgttcaaaggaaaaaagagcAGCATAAACATTATAACATTCTCCCCTTGTTTGCGATGGCGGTTAAACCAGCTATCATGGAACTTCCGGAG ATTGAAGCAGCAATTGAAGCATTACAGAAGGTGAACAATCTTCCTATGCCCCAAATTCATTCAACTGGCAACCCCGATGAAAATCCGCCAGCACCAACGGAGAGGGTGAAACCTATAAATGATATACTTGATTGGTTATcctctatttttgggtttCAG AAAGGAAATGTTGCAAACCAGAGGGAACACTTAATTCTGCTCCTTGCAAATATTGATATAAGGAATAAGAACCCACAAGTTCCTAAACAG CTAAAAAGTGGCACCGTACAGCAACTGAGTGAAAAAATCTTTAAGAACTATATTTCGTGGTGTAACTATCTTCGTTGGAAGCCAAATCTTGG GTTTCCTCATGAAAGTGACCGACAACAGTTGCAGCTTATTTATATTGGACTCCATCTTCTTATCTGGGGTGAAGCTTCAAATATTCGCTTCATGCCTGAATGTCTATGCTACATTTTCCACAAT ATGGCCAACGTTGTCTATGGGATTCTGTATAGCAATGTCCATCCTGTCAGTGGAGAATCGTTTCAGACAGAAATATGTGATGATGAATCATTTTTGAGGGAAGTAATAACTCCAATTTACCAAGTTCTTCTGATG GAAGCTAAGAGAAACAAAGGAGGCAAGGCTAGCCATTCTACCTGGCGGAACTATGATGATCTCAATGAGTACTTTTG GTCTGAAAAATGTTTGAACCTTGGATGGCCTATGAACCCTAAATCAGATTTTTTTAGACATTCAGATTCTGTACAACCTGCAAATGCg aatCCTAACCTAGTAGCTGCTGGAAAGAGGAAGCctaaaacaaattttgttGAAGTCCGTACCTTTTTGCATCTTTATAGAAGCTTTGACAGAATGTGGATATTCCTCATCTTGGCATACCAG GCTATGGTAATAATTGCCTGGAGTCCTGGTGGATCTCTTCTAGCAGTTTTTGATGCCGATGTCTTCAAAAGTGTTTTGAGCATTTTCATTACTGCTGCCATTCTTAATTTTGTGAGAG CTACTCTGGATATAATTCTAAGTTGGATTGCATGGAGGAGCTTGAAGTTTACCCAAATACTACGTTATCTTCTAAAGTTTATAGTGGCAGCAGCATGGGTCGTGGTTTTGCCTATTGCATATTTTAATACCATGCAAAATCCCACTGGACTCGTGAAATTTTTCAGTAATTGGGCTGCGGACTGGCAGAACCAgtcattttataattatgcTGTTGCAGTATATATGATACCAAATATATTGTCTTGCTTAGTATTTTTGCTTCCACCTTTGAGGAAAAAGATGGAGCGTTCAAATTGGCGAATTATCACATTTCTAATGTGGTGGGCTCAG CCTAAACTTTATGTAGGGAGAGGCATGCATGAAGACATGTTCTCATTGCTGAA GTATTCACTGTTTTGGATTCTGCTGCTAATCAGTAAGCTAGCATTCAGCTACTATGTGGAG ATATATCCGCTCGTTGGTCCTACAAAGTTGATTATGGGAATGCATATTGGTAATTATGAATGGCACGAGTTCTTTCCACAtg TGTCATATAATATTGGCGTTATTATAGCAATATGGGCTCCAATTGTCCTG GTTTATTTTATGGATGCACAAATTTGGTATGCAATATTTTCAACGATTTTTGGTGGCATTCATGGAGCCTTCAGCCATTTGGGTGAG ataaggACACTTGGCATGTTGCGGTCCAGGTTTGAGGCCATTCCTTCAGCCTTCAGTGAACGACTGGTTCCATCATCAGATATGGATTCCAAGGGAAAGGACCTG GTTGAATCACGGGTAAGGAAGAATATTACCAACTTTTCTCATGTCTGGAATAAATTCATACTATCTATGCGACAAGAGGACCTGATCAGTGATAG GGATAGAGATTTACTACTGGTTCCATATTCTTCAAATGAAGTCTCTGTAGTACAATGGCCTCCTTTCTTGCTTGCTAGTAAG ATTCCAATAGCATTGGATATGGCAAAAGACTTCAAGGGAAAGGAGGATGTTGACTTATTCAGGAAGATTAAAAGTGATGATTATATGTATTCTGCTGTAATAGAATGCTATGAGACACTCAGAGATATAGTCACTGAACTGTTGGAGGATGAAGGCGATAAGAT AATTGTGCGGCAGATTTGCTATGAAGTAGAAATTAGCATTCAGCAGCAAAAATTCCTAAGCAATTTCAAGATGAGTGGTCTTCCTTCGCTCAGTGAGAAGCTGGAGAAATTTTTAAAGCTTCTTGTG CGTGGTGATGACAATGAAGTTGGTGGGTCACAGATAATCAATGTTCTCCAGGACATATTTGAGATTATCACGCAGGATGTCATGGTTAATGGCTCTGA AATTCTTGGAGCAGAAGATGGAAACTCTGATGGGAAGAAAGGGCAGAGGTTTGAGAATATTAACATACAACTTACACAAAACAAATCGTGGATAGAAAAG GTTGTCAGGCTTTCTTTGCTTTTGACTGTCAAGGAATCTGCAATTAATGTACCTCAAAACTTGGAGGCCCGTCGGCGTATCACATTCTTTGCgaattccttatttatgactATGCCTAGAGCTCCTAAAGTCCGTGACATGCTATCGTTTAG TGTTTTAACTCCTTATTACAAAGAAGACGTCCTTTATTCTGATGAGGAacttaacaaagaaaatgaggaTGGAATATCAATTTTGTTCTATCTCCAAAAAATATATCCTG ATGAATGGACCAACTTTCTGGAGCGAATTAGAGATCCAAAACTTGGATATACTGAAAAGGAGAGGATGGAGTCAATACGCCATTGGGTATCCTACAGAGGGCAGACATTATCAAGAACAG TTCGTGGTATGATGTACTACCGTGATGCGCTTCAACTTCAATTCTTTCTGGAATTTGCTGGGGAGAATA CTGGTGGTTATCGGAACAACTTAAATGAGAAGGAGAGGAAAGCATTCCTTGACCGTGCACAAGCTCTGGTTGATCTAAAATTCACTTATGTTGTCTCATGCCAAATCTATGGTGCCCAGAAGAAGTCTGACGATGCTCGTGATCGGAGTTGCTATAATAATATTCTCAATCTGATGTTAAC GTATCCATCTCTACGTGTTGCTTACATAGATGAAAGAGATGAGACAGTGAATGGAAAGCCCCAGAAAGTTTATTTCTCAGTTCTTGTGAAGGGAGGTGATAAATTAGATGAG GAAATCTATAGAATCAAGCTTCCAGGTCCTCCAACGGCAATCGGTGAAGGAAAACCTGAGAATCAAAATCATGCCATTATCTTCACTCGTGGACAAGCTCTGCAGACCATAGACATGAACCAG gATAACTATTTTGAAGAAGCtttcaaaatgagaaatgTTTTGGAAGAGCTCCAAAAGAACCGTCATGCAGATCGAAAACCCACAATCTTGGGTTTGAGGGAGCATATATTTACTGGAAG TGTTTCGTCTCTCGCTTGGTTCATGTCCAATCAGGAGACTAGTTTTGTAACTATTGGCCAACGAATCTTGGCAAATCCTTTGAG GGTACGTTTCCATTATGGTCATCCTGACATATTTGACAGAATCTTCCACATAACAAGGGGTGGAATCAGTAAAGCTTCTAGAGTCGTTAACTTAAGCGAGGATATCTTTGCTG GATATAATTCAACTCTTCGTGGGGGGTTTGTCACGCATCATGAGTACATCCAAGTAGGCAAGGGGCGAGATGTGGGCATGAATCAAATATCACTTTTTGAGGCCAAGGTTGCAAATGGGAATGGAGAGCAGACACTTAGTCGTGATGTTTATAGGCTTGGACGCCGATTTGACTTCTTTAGAATGTTGTCGTTCTACTTCACAACTGTTGGATTCTACTTCAGTAGTATG GTAACTGTGCTGACGGTGTATGTATTTTTATATGGACGTTTGTACATGGTTATGAGTGGTGTTGAAAGGGAGATTCTTGGAAACCCTTCCATACGTCAGACTAAGGCTCTGGAAGAGGCTTTGGCTACCCAGTCTGTCTTTCAACTAGGCTTGTTGCTGGTACTACCAATGGTTATGGAAATTGGCCTTGAAAAAGGCTTTCGTACTGCTCTTGGTGATTTTATTATCATGCAGCTGCAACTAGCTTCTGTTTTTTTCACATTCCAGCTTGGAACTAAAGCACACTTTTACGGTCGAACAATCTTGCATGGAGGTTCTAAATATCGTGCTACTGGTCGTGGCTTTGTCGTTTTTCATGCAAAATTTGCTGATAATTACAGGCAGTACTCACGAAGTCACTTTGTCAAAGGCTTGGAACTGTTGATTCTGCTGCTTGTTTATCAAATCTATGGACAGTCGTATCGCAGTTCAAAACTTTATCTGTTCATCACTTTCTCGATGTGGTTTCTGGTTGCCTCCTGGCTGTTTGCTCCCTTTGTGTTCAATCCATCTGGATTTGATTGGCAAAAGACGGTTGATGACTGGACAGATTGGAAAAGGTGGATGGGAAATCGTGGTGGAATAGGAATCTCTCATGACAAAAGTTGGGAATCTTGGTGGGATGGAGAACAGGAACACCTGAAAAGTACAACTATAAGGGGAAGAGTGCTGGAGATAATTCTTGCTCTACGATTCCTCATTTTCCAATATGGAATTGTTTACCACCTTGATATATCCCATCGCATTAAGAGCTTATTG GTTTATGGACTTTCTTGGGTAGTCATGGTAATTGCTCTTGTTGTCTTAAAG TTAGTTTCGATGGGCAGGCGAAAATTCGGTACCGACTTCCAGCTCATGTTCAGAATACTGAAAGCTCTGCTCTTCCTTGGTTTCATGTCAGTCATGACTGTCTTGTTTGTAGTCTGTGGCCTCACAGTGTCGGATCTGTTTGCAGCAATTATTGCGTTCTTGCCTACTGGATGGGCCATCGTCCTA ATTGGGCAGGCTTGCAGACCGATGATGAAGGGCATAGGGTTCTGGGAATCAATAAAAGAGCTTGCAAGAGCATATGAATACATCATGGGACTCATTATTTTCATGCCCACGGCCATTCTGTCATGGTTCCCTTTTGTGTCAGAGTTCCAAACACGTCTGCTCTTCAACCAGGCATTCAGTAGAGGTCTGCAGATATCAATGATTCTTGctggaaaaaaagaaacgcCATCAATGATCATTactggaaagaaagaaacgcCATCCACTTCAACTGTATCTCTCCCATCATAG
- the LOC111792996 gene encoding cysteine-rich and transmembrane domain-containing protein WIH2-like: MSQYPHQQIPMAYPAPPPSYPAVEEVKESNSGPYVAAPPPVGYPVREGPQYPHQTCTPQTQSKGDGFWKGCVAALCCCWVLDCVF, encoded by the exons ATGAGCCAGTATCCCCATCAACAAATTCCCA TGGCCTATCCAGCGCCGCCTCCGTCGTATCCGGCGGTGGAGGAAGTGAAAGAGTCGAATTCGGGGCCTTATGTTGCAGCGCCGCCGCCAGTTGGGTATCCGGTGAGAGAGGGTCCACAGTACCCGCACCAAACTTGTACGCCACAAACTCAATCCAAGGGGGATGGGTTTTGGAAAGGATG CGTTGCTGCGTTGTGTTGCTGCTGGGTGCTGGACTGTGTCTTCTGA
- the LOC111792949 gene encoding probable BOI-related E3 ubiquitin-protein ligase 3 — protein sequence MAVEARHLNLFHPQLIGGNREFPIPMEGDANIYNTQMGYGLPLLSGTTTAETLLPPYNSAIVDSVSPKTVASATMNSELPLPRKRCRECMNRNHPFASYPKSCGTFSFLGEDISPQIQQQQLDMDRIISQHLEKVRSEVEEKRNSDARRIMEAMEVSVMKRLKAKEEEMEKMGKLNWALEERVKCLCRENEAWRDMAQTNEDAVNTLRRNLEEVACKVKEDRKQKQGMEDGGRALVEEAQSSCGSNEGRRRRRRRRRRWCRRCGKEEASVVILPCRHLCLCSGCGSWVHVCPICKSSNNASVHVNMSPL from the exons atgGCTGTTGAAGCTCGCCATCTTAATCTCTTCCATCCTCAACTAATAGGAGGAAACAG AGAATTTCCGATTCCGATGGAAGGAGATGCGAATATTTACAACACCCAAATGGGTTATGGGCTTCCATTACTCTCCGGAACTACCACCGCTGAAACTCTTCTTCCGCCTTACAATTCCGCGATCGTCGATTCAGTTTCCCCCAAAACTGTAGCCTCCGCGACAATGAATTCGGAACTCCCTCTGCCAAGAAAGCGCTGTAGAGAATGTATGAACAGGAACCACCCTTTCGCCTCCTATCCCAAGTCTTGTGGAACTTTCTCGTTTCTTGGCGAAGACATCTCCCCCCAGATCCAGCAGCAGCAACTCGACATGGACCGTATAATCTCCCAACAC TTGGAGAAGGTGAGGTCGGAAGTGGAGGAGAAACGGAATAGTGATGCGAGGAGGATAATGGAAGCGATGGAAGTGAGTGTGATGAAGAGGCTAAAAGCGAAGGAGGAAGAGATGGAAAAGATGGGGAAATTAAATTGGGCATTAGAGGAAAGAGTGAAATGTTTATGTAGAGAGAATGAAGCATGGCGCGACATGGCACAGACGAACGAAGATGCGGTGAATACATTAAGAAGAAATCTGGAAGAAGTTGCGTGTAAGGTAAAGGAAGATCGAAAGCAGAAGCAGGGAATGGAGGATGGAGGGAGGGCATTGGTGGAGGAGGCGCAGTCGAGCTGCGGGAGCAACGAGGG gaggaggaggaggaggaggaggaggaggaggtggtgcAGAAGGTGCGGGAAAGAGGAAGCGAGTGTGGTGATATTGCCGTGCAGGCATCTGTGCCTATGTAGTGGGTGTGGGTCATGGGTGCACGTATGCCCCATCTGCAAATCCTCAAACAACGCCAGTGTACATGTAAACATGTCTCCTCTTTAA
- the LOC111792685 gene encoding transcription factor JUNGBRUNNEN 1-like: MDSTPQVCEGEDEIPLPGFRFHPTDEELVSFYLRGKVEKRGIRLGLIKQMDIYKHNPWELPYGSSNVGDKEWYFYCKRGRKYKNSIRPNRVTGSGFWKATGIDKPVYSNGGEGSECIGLKKTLVYYRGSAGKGTKTYWMMHEFRLPPSNSYNVAQEAEIWTLCRIFKRNMSCRRYGSNWNKQTPTKNPLTDQKNTKPCNEQVMGSGEVSYNNWSCDSMIIQNEQKAVVPSDPNNREWMNRNYQYYSSSSSMAPSPVSSGIISAPIAFPTNEQLDVNDFFTNSNWDELRSVVDML, encoded by the exons ATGGATTCGACTCCACAAGTTTGCGAGGGCGAGGATGAGATCCCGCTTCCCGGATTCCGATTCCATCCGACGGACGAAGAGCTGGTGAGCTTTTACCTTCGTGGGAAAGTTGAGAAGAGAGGCATCAGGCTTGGACTCATCAAACAGATGGATATTTACAAACACAACCCCTGGGAGCTTCCGT ATGGGAGCAGCAACGTGGGAGATAAAGAGTGGTACTTTTACTGCAAGAGAGGGAGGAAGTACAAGAACAGTATCAGGCCAAATAGAGTAACTGGGTCCGGGTTTTGGAAGGCCACTGGCATAGACAAGCCCGTGTATTCCAACGGAGGGGAGGGCAGTGAGTGCATTGGCCTCAAGAAGACGCTCGTTTACTATCGTGGAAGTGCTGGAAAAGGCACCAAAACTTATTGGATGATGCACGAGTTTCGCCTCCCACCTTCCAATTCCTATAACGTTGCTCAAGAAGCG GAAATCTGGACGCTGTGCCGGATCTTCAAGAGGAATATGAGTTGCAGAAGGTATGGATCCAATTGGAACAAACAAACACCCACCAAAAACCCCTTGACTGATCAGAAGAACACGAAGCCGTGCAATGAGCAGGTCATGGGCAGTGGAGAAGTCAGTTATAACAATTGGAGCTGCGACTCCATGATCATCCAGAATGAGCAGAAGGCGGTTGTTCCTAGTGACCCAAATAATCGTGAATGGATGAATAGGAATTATCAATATTACAGCAGCAGCTCCTCCATGGCCCCATCTCCAGTTTCCAGTGGTATTATTTCAGCTCCAATAGCCTTCCCCACAAATGAGCAGCTGGATGTGAATGATTTCTTCACAAATAGCAACTGGGATGAGCTGAGATCAGTGGTGGACATGTTGTAG